A section of the Flavobacteriales bacterium genome encodes:
- the secA gene encoding preprotein translocase subunit SecA, producing MIGAFNKAIKSIFGDKATRDLKEVAPLVEQVKARYAELAALDHDGLRARTAALRERIRERIKADQDQADQLRAEIDADPGMDIHAREGRYQQIDKLEAATVAAIEEVLAEILPEAFAIVKDTARRFKENPELRVQATAMDRELAARRDSVRIEGEQAVWRNSWVAAGSTITWDMVHYDVQLIGGTALHKGRIAEMGTGEGKTLVATLPVFLNALAGRGVHVVTVNDYLSKRDSEWMGPIYEFHGLSVDCIDKHQPNSAERRNAYLADITFGTNNEFGFDYLRDNMAHAPSAQVQRKHHFAIVDEVDSVLIDDARTPLIISGPTPKGEVHQFDEYKPRVERLYAAQKQLVTKLLAEAKELLKGLGDGSISKDAQERGGLALLRAHRGLPKNSALIKFLSEPGVRALLQRTENHYLQDQAKEMPKVDQELFFVIEEKHNQIELTEKGVDLISGDVQDAQFFILPDVGATIAEIERGGAALEEKARRKDDLLREFGIKSERIHTVNQLIRAYALFEKDVEYVVMDGKVKIVDEQTGRIMEGRRYSDGLHQAIESKEKVKVEAATQTYATITLQNYFRMYHKLAGMTGTAETEAQEFWDIYKLDVMVIPTNRPVVRKDNEDMVFKTKREKYTAVIEEIVKLQGEGRPVLVGTTSVEVSELMSKMLTMRGIKHNVLNAKQHAREAEIVAHAGLAGTVTIATNMAGRGTDIKLGPGVKEAGGLAIIGTEKHESRRVDRQLRGRSGRQGDPGSSQFYISLEDDLMRLFGSERIAKLMDTLGLKEGEVIQHAMVTRSIERAQKKVEENNFGIRKRLLEYDDVMNSQRTVIYKRRNHALFGERLKLDIMNMFHDVAQGIVDQYHEAGDHEGFQLELFRRLHCESPVPADAFRKADRDTLVDQVMEAALAAYGRRTNELARQALPVISDVFLNQGAQYENIVVPITDGIKTMQVVANLERCYRSEGRELAASVEKYITLAVIDHEWKEHLREMDDLRRNVQNASLEQKDPLLIYKLESFNLFKDMVERINADVIGFLSGAGLPTAQPNVQQAQAPRAPQQRLQTSRTDVPNYAGSSTSAAPRTAPAPPRAAPPPSQAGPPRPAQPVRVEKKVGRNDPCPCGSGKKFKQCHGKEG from the coding sequence ATGATAGGAGCCTTCAACAAAGCCATCAAGTCCATTTTCGGTGACAAGGCCACGCGCGACCTCAAGGAGGTGGCCCCGCTGGTCGAACAGGTGAAGGCCCGCTACGCCGAGCTCGCCGCGCTGGACCACGACGGGCTGCGCGCGCGCACCGCCGCCCTCCGCGAACGCATCCGCGAGCGGATCAAGGCGGACCAGGACCAGGCCGACCAGCTCCGCGCGGAGATCGACGCCGATCCGGGCATGGACATCCATGCGCGGGAGGGGCGCTACCAGCAGATCGACAAACTGGAGGCCGCCACGGTGGCCGCCATCGAGGAGGTGCTCGCCGAGATCCTCCCGGAGGCCTTCGCGATCGTCAAGGACACCGCCCGCCGGTTCAAGGAGAACCCGGAGCTGCGCGTCCAGGCCACGGCGATGGACCGTGAGCTCGCCGCCCGGCGGGACAGCGTGCGCATCGAAGGGGAACAGGCCGTCTGGCGCAACAGCTGGGTGGCCGCAGGCAGCACCATCACCTGGGACATGGTGCACTACGATGTGCAGTTGATCGGCGGCACCGCCCTGCACAAGGGGCGTATCGCGGAAATGGGTACCGGCGAAGGCAAGACGCTTGTGGCCACCCTGCCGGTCTTCTTGAACGCGCTGGCGGGTCGAGGGGTTCACGTGGTCACCGTGAACGACTACCTGAGCAAGCGGGACAGCGAGTGGATGGGGCCGATCTACGAGTTCCACGGCCTCAGCGTGGACTGCATCGACAAGCACCAGCCCAACAGCGCCGAGCGCCGCAACGCCTACCTGGCCGACATCACCTTCGGCACCAACAACGAATTCGGCTTCGACTACCTGCGCGACAACATGGCCCATGCGCCCAGCGCGCAGGTGCAGCGAAAGCACCATTTCGCGATCGTGGACGAGGTGGACAGCGTCCTCATCGACGATGCCCGCACCCCGCTCATCATCAGCGGCCCCACGCCCAAGGGCGAGGTGCACCAGTTCGACGAGTACAAGCCGCGCGTGGAGCGCCTTTACGCGGCTCAGAAGCAACTGGTGACCAAGCTCCTCGCCGAGGCCAAGGAGTTGCTGAAGGGGCTCGGCGACGGAAGCATCAGCAAGGATGCGCAAGAGCGCGGCGGACTGGCCTTGCTCCGCGCCCACCGCGGCCTGCCGAAGAACTCGGCGCTCATCAAGTTCCTCAGCGAGCCCGGCGTCCGGGCCCTTCTCCAGCGCACCGAGAACCACTATCTGCAGGACCAGGCCAAGGAGATGCCGAAGGTGGATCAGGAGCTCTTCTTCGTCATCGAGGAGAAGCACAACCAGATCGAGCTCACCGAGAAAGGCGTGGACCTGATCAGCGGCGATGTGCAGGACGCCCAGTTCTTCATCCTGCCCGACGTGGGTGCCACCATCGCCGAGATCGAGCGCGGCGGCGCGGCCCTCGAAGAGAAGGCGCGCCGGAAGGATGACCTGCTTCGGGAGTTCGGGATCAAGAGCGAGCGCATCCACACGGTGAACCAGCTGATCCGCGCCTACGCCCTGTTCGAGAAGGACGTGGAGTACGTGGTGATGGACGGCAAGGTGAAGATCGTGGACGAGCAGACCGGCCGCATCATGGAGGGCCGCCGCTACAGCGACGGGCTGCACCAGGCCATCGAGAGCAAGGAGAAGGTGAAGGTGGAGGCCGCCACGCAGACCTACGCCACCATCACCCTGCAGAACTACTTCCGCATGTACCACAAGCTGGCCGGCATGACCGGTACGGCCGAAACGGAGGCGCAGGAGTTCTGGGACATCTACAAGCTCGACGTGATGGTGATCCCCACCAACCGCCCCGTGGTCCGCAAGGACAACGAGGACATGGTGTTCAAGACCAAGCGGGAGAAGTACACCGCGGTGATCGAGGAGATCGTGAAGCTCCAGGGCGAGGGCAGGCCCGTGCTGGTGGGCACCACCAGCGTGGAGGTGAGCGAGCTGATGAGCAAGATGCTCACGATGCGGGGCATCAAGCACAACGTACTGAACGCCAAACAGCACGCCCGCGAGGCCGAGATCGTGGCCCACGCGGGGCTGGCGGGCACCGTGACCATCGCCACCAACATGGCCGGTCGCGGAACGGACATCAAGCTCGGTCCCGGCGTGAAGGAGGCCGGCGGCCTGGCCATCATCGGCACGGAAAAGCACGAGAGCCGCCGGGTGGACCGCCAGTTGCGCGGTCGCAGCGGCCGACAGGGCGACCCGGGTTCCTCCCAGTTCTACATCAGCCTGGAGGACGACCTCATGCGCCTGTTCGGCAGCGAGCGGATCGCCAAGTTGATGGACACCCTGGGCCTCAAGGAGGGCGAGGTGATCCAGCACGCCATGGTGACCCGCAGCATCGAACGCGCCCAGAAGAAGGTGGAGGAGAACAACTTCGGCATCCGCAAGCGCCTGCTGGAGTACGATGATGTGATGAACAGCCAGCGTACGGTGATCTACAAGCGCCGCAACCATGCGCTGTTCGGCGAGCGCCTGAAGCTGGACATCATGAACATGTTCCACGACGTCGCCCAGGGCATCGTGGACCAGTACCACGAGGCCGGCGATCACGAGGGGTTCCAACTGGAGCTCTTCCGACGGCTTCACTGCGAGAGCCCCGTGCCGGCCGACGCGTTCCGCAAGGCGGACCGCGACACCCTGGTGGACCAGGTGATGGAGGCGGCGCTCGCCGCCTATGGCCGGCGCACCAATGAGCTCGCACGCCAGGCCCTGCCGGTGATCAGCGACGTCTTCCTCAACCAGGGCGCGCAGTACGAGAACATCGTGGTGCCGATCACGGACGGGATCAAGACCATGCAGGTGGTGGCCAACCTGGAGCGCTGTTACCGGTCCGAAGGAAGGGAACTGGCGGCCAGTGTGGAGAAGTACATCACGCTGGCGGTGATCGACCACGAGTGGAAGGAGCACCTGCGGGAGATGGACGACCTGCGCCGCAACGTGCAGAACGCAAGTCTTGAACAGAAGGACCCCCTGCTCATCTACAAGCTGGAGAGCTTCAACCTCTTCAAGGACATGGTGGAGCGCATCAACGCTGACGTCATTGGCTTCCTCAGCGGGGCCGGGTTGCCCACGGCGCAGCCCAACGTGCAACAGGCCCAGGCCCCCCGTGCCCCGCAGCAGCGCTTGCAGACCAGCCGCACCGATGTACCGAACTACGCGGGCAGCAGCACCAGTGCCGCTCCGCGTACCGCACCCGCGCCGCCTCGTGCCGCTCCGCCGCCTTCGCAGGCCGGGCCACCTCGTCCGGCGCAGCCCGTTCGCGTGGAGAAGAAGGTGGGCCGGAACGACCCCTGCCCGTGCGGCAGCGGGAAGAAGTTCAAGCAGTGCCACGGCAAGGAGGGCTGA
- a CDS encoding energy transducer TonB, which translates to MRITLLSLSSATIAAFLLSLTGAAAQDPERIFLDEHLERTTGRKATFYRIWEGMEGQYFIGRTYAMDGKLKAEGRYLDQQLTIEHGHFTYYHANGKVESSGDYTEGLKSGVWERYDAWGRPLAEKVYDPEPLADIVYTRAQSMPNYPGGEKALVRYIRRKVSGDEEQRMKAQVTASFIVEKNGALSDVKVVKGQDPLIDEKVVDALRSTPAWDPGREKGRPVRVQMRLPVDF; encoded by the coding sequence GTGCGCATCACGCTGCTTTCCCTGTCCTCCGCCACCATCGCGGCATTCCTGCTCTCCCTGACGGGGGCGGCCGCGCAGGACCCGGAGCGCATCTTCCTTGACGAGCATCTGGAGCGCACCACCGGCCGCAAGGCCACCTTCTACCGCATCTGGGAGGGCATGGAGGGCCAGTATTTCATCGGCCGCACCTATGCGATGGACGGTAAGTTGAAGGCCGAAGGCCGCTATCTCGACCAACAGCTCACCATCGAGCACGGCCACTTCACGTACTACCATGCCAACGGCAAGGTGGAAAGCTCGGGTGATTACACCGAGGGATTGAAGTCAGGCGTGTGGGAGCGATATGATGCCTGGGGACGCCCTCTCGCGGAGAAGGTATACGACCCCGAACCGCTGGCCGACATCGTGTATACAAGGGCTCAGAGCATGCCCAACTACCCTGGTGGTGAGAAGGCCCTTGTCCGCTATATCCGTCGGAAGGTCTCGGGTGATGAGGAGCAACGGATGAAGGCCCAAGTGACGGCCAGCTTCATCGTGGAGAAGAACGGAGCACTTTCCGATGTGAAGGTGGTGAAGGGGCAGGACCCCCTCATCGATGAGAAGGTGGTGGATGCCCTGCGGTCCACGCCGGCCTGGGACCCTGGCCGTGAGAAGGGTCGACCCGTGCGGGTGCAGATGCGGCTGCCCGTGGATTTCTGA
- a CDS encoding YifB family Mg chelatase-like AAA ATPase: MLVKVFGSAVFGINATIVTAEVNVTKGVKFYLVGLPDNAVKESYHRMDNAVRSCGLDFPRGKRTVINLAPADVHKEGSAYDLPMAVGILGSTGQIPTDRFPDFLIMGELSMDGGVRPIKGALPIAIEAKRSGFKGVIVPKENGREAAIVEGLTVYGVTHLREVIGILEGGPTVEPEHVDIAAEFAASSRSYPVDIADVKGQENIKRAFEIAAAGGHNIILIGPPGAGKTMLAKRLPTILPPLHIEEALETTKIHSVAGKLRKEDSLLSVRPFRSPHHTISDVALVGGGSHPQPGEISLAHNGVLFLDELPEFKRTVLEVLRQPLEDRVVTISRARFTVEYPASFMLVAAMNPCPCGFHNHPEKECVCAPGVVQKYLTRISGPLLDRIDIHIEVTPVPFSELSAERSTERSAEVRKRVVRAREAQQRRFAGIGLHSNAQMSSQQLRSICRIDDAGKALLERAMERLGLSARAYDRILKVARTIADLADSADIRTEHLAEAIQYRSLDREGWAG, encoded by the coding sequence ATGCTGGTCAAGGTCTTCGGCAGCGCGGTCTTCGGCATCAACGCCACCATCGTCACGGCGGAGGTCAATGTCACCAAAGGGGTGAAGTTCTACCTGGTGGGGTTGCCGGACAACGCCGTGAAGGAGAGCTATCATCGCATGGACAACGCCGTGCGCAGCTGCGGCCTCGATTTCCCGCGTGGCAAGCGCACGGTGATCAACCTGGCCCCGGCCGACGTGCACAAGGAGGGTTCGGCGTACGACCTGCCCATGGCCGTGGGCATTCTGGGCAGCACGGGCCAGATCCCCACGGACCGGTTCCCGGACTTCCTCATCATGGGTGAACTGTCGATGGACGGTGGTGTCCGCCCGATCAAGGGCGCCCTGCCCATCGCCATCGAAGCCAAGCGCAGCGGCTTCAAGGGCGTGATCGTGCCCAAGGAGAACGGCCGCGAGGCGGCCATCGTCGAAGGCCTCACCGTGTACGGTGTCACCCACCTGCGGGAGGTCATCGGCATCCTGGAGGGTGGACCGACCGTGGAACCCGAGCATGTGGACATCGCCGCCGAGTTCGCGGCCAGCAGCCGGTCGTACCCGGTGGACATCGCCGACGTGAAGGGCCAGGAGAACATCAAGCGGGCCTTCGAGATCGCCGCCGCCGGCGGGCACAACATCATCCTCATCGGTCCGCCGGGCGCGGGCAAGACCATGCTGGCCAAGCGGCTGCCCACGATCCTGCCGCCACTGCACATCGAGGAGGCGTTGGAGACCACCAAGATCCACAGCGTGGCCGGCAAGCTGCGCAAGGAGGACAGCCTGTTGAGCGTGCGCCCCTTCCGCTCGCCGCACCATACCATCAGCGATGTGGCGCTCGTGGGTGGCGGCAGCCATCCCCAGCCTGGAGAGATCAGCCTGGCGCACAACGGCGTCCTCTTTCTGGATGAGCTGCCCGAGTTCAAGCGTACCGTGCTGGAGGTGCTGCGCCAGCCCTTGGAGGACCGGGTGGTCACCATCTCCCGTGCCCGCTTCACCGTGGAATACCCGGCGAGCTTCATGTTGGTGGCCGCGATGAACCCCTGTCCCTGCGGCTTCCACAACCACCCGGAGAAGGAGTGCGTGTGCGCTCCCGGTGTGGTGCAGAAGTACCTCACGCGCATCAGCGGCCCGCTGCTGGACCGGATCGACATCCACATCGAGGTGACGCCGGTGCCGTTCAGCGAACTGAGCGCGGAGCGCAGCACCGAACGGAGCGCCGAGGTGCGGAAGCGCGTGGTGCGCGCGCGTGAGGCGCAACAGCGGCGGTTCGCCGGCATCGGGCTGCACAGCAACGCGCAGATGAGCAGCCAGCAGCTGCGGAGCATCTGTCGCATCGATGACGCCGGCAAGGCGCTGCTGGAGCGGGCGATGGAGCGGCTCGGTCTCAGTGCCCGTGCATATGACCGCATCCTGAAGGTGGCGCGCACCATCGCCGACCTGGCCGACAGCGCGGACATCCGCACCGAGCACCTGGCCGAGGCCATCCAGTACCGCAGCCTGGACCGCGAGGGCTGGGCCGGTTGA
- the lpcA gene encoding D-sedoheptulose 7-phosphate isomerase, with amino-acid sequence MSNDRIRTHFTEAADVLARFLADPANLAAVEQASAFMSYCLKQGAKVISCGNGGSMCDAMHFAEELTGRYRDDRPPIAALSISDPSHLTCVGNDHGFEHVFARFVQAHGREGDVLLAISTSGNSPNVLRAAEVAREKGMHVIGLTGKDGGKLADLCTVEVRVPHNGYADRIQEVHIKVIHAFIDHIERELN; translated from the coding sequence ATGAGCAACGACCGCATCCGCACCCATTTCACCGAGGCCGCCGACGTGCTTGCGCGCTTCCTGGCCGACCCGGCCAACCTCGCCGCCGTGGAGCAGGCCTCCGCCTTCATGTCCTATTGCCTCAAGCAGGGGGCCAAGGTGATCAGCTGCGGGAACGGCGGCAGCATGTGCGATGCCATGCACTTCGCCGAAGAGCTTACCGGCCGCTACCGCGACGACCGCCCGCCCATCGCAGCCTTGAGCATCAGCGATCCCAGCCACCTCACCTGCGTGGGCAACGACCACGGCTTCGAGCACGTGTTCGCGCGGTTCGTACAGGCGCATGGACGCGAGGGCGATGTGCTGCTCGCCATCAGCACCAGCGGCAACAGCCCCAACGTGCTGCGTGCCGCCGAGGTGGCCCGCGAGAAGGGCATGCATGTCATCGGCCTCACCGGCAAGGACGGCGGAAAGCTGGCCGACCTGTGCACCGTGGAAGTGCGTGTGCCCCACAACGGATACGCCGACCGGATCCAGGAAGTGCACATCAAGGTGATCCACGCCTTCATCGATCACATCGAGCGGGAGCTGAACTGA
- a CDS encoding thioredoxin family protein, with the protein MRRALSLFSGALAISVSAQLPGGAAPVSADPVTWSISMVQVEGAQWDLIFRADIIDGWYVYSQQSFGDAGPMPTTLAFDTLPHVTLAGAAEETGAHVVQGHDPVFDMQVKKFKGYALFTQRVALTDPASPITGRLEYMTCDDRACIFPDPVHFRITPAADRAEMGAVPFTRAAASDDPVQWTVSASDLGSGRWAIAFGATVRDGWYIYSQEAFGDGPIPTSIVFDTVPHFASAGEPTEQGAGKVEGHDPIFEMTVRKYKGTVVFTRTVRVDDPQRPVTGTINYMSCNDEACVFPDPLAFSIVPATGAVVLGGAPSGSDLAVVDGPMYKLPKVDLNAPVLKASTGEVAELRSTTSLWRIFLLGFVGGLLALLTPCVFPMIPLTVSFFTKGSEDHGKGLRNALTYGGFILLIYLIFSLPFHLLGSVNPEIFNEISTNPWLNVFFFVIFLVFAVSFFGYFEITLPSSWVNSMDQKASRFGGLVGIFFMALTLALVSFSCTGPILGSLLAGALTADGGAWQLTAGLGGFGMALALPFALFAMFPSWLNSLPRSGSWLNSVKVVLGFAEVALAFKFLSNADLVKHWGLVRYELFMAVWVLCALGIVLYLLGLIRFPHDSPVTKRSGPRWAFTALFAVTTGYLALGFRYNADTNTFHTLKLMSGLAPPVGYSWIFPKHCPHNLDCYHDLDAAQAQAQATGKPLLLDFTGYACVNCRKMEEHVWPEPEVYDLIKDRYVLVSLYVDDKQELPKEQQHIYKTSSGKQKPIVTMGNKWSTVQAETFQISSQPFYALLSPEGELLTDPVAYTPDVAEYQAFLERGIEAMRILDQRASR; encoded by the coding sequence ATGCGCAGAGCCCTTTCCCTATTCAGTGGCGCACTTGCCATCAGCGTCTCGGCCCAATTGCCCGGCGGCGCGGCACCGGTCTCCGCGGATCCCGTCACCTGGAGCATCAGCATGGTGCAGGTGGAGGGCGCCCAATGGGACCTGATCTTCCGCGCTGACATCATCGACGGCTGGTACGTGTACTCCCAGCAGAGCTTCGGCGATGCAGGGCCCATGCCCACCACGCTGGCGTTCGACACCCTGCCGCATGTGACCCTTGCCGGAGCGGCTGAAGAGACCGGTGCACACGTCGTGCAGGGCCATGATCCGGTGTTCGACATGCAGGTGAAGAAGTTCAAGGGCTACGCGCTTTTCACCCAGCGGGTCGCGCTCACCGATCCAGCCTCGCCGATCACAGGGCGGCTGGAGTACATGACCTGCGACGACCGCGCGTGCATCTTCCCGGACCCCGTCCACTTCCGCATCACCCCGGCGGCCGACCGTGCCGAGATGGGGGCCGTCCCCTTCACCCGGGCCGCCGCCAGTGACGACCCCGTGCAATGGACAGTGTCCGCGAGCGACCTTGGCTCCGGGCGTTGGGCGATCGCCTTTGGCGCCACCGTGCGCGACGGCTGGTACATCTACAGCCAGGAGGCCTTTGGCGATGGACCGATCCCGACCAGCATCGTGTTCGACACCGTGCCTCATTTCGCATCAGCAGGCGAGCCCACCGAGCAGGGGGCCGGCAAGGTGGAGGGCCATGACCCCATCTTCGAAATGACCGTGCGCAAGTACAAGGGCACGGTCGTGTTCACGCGCACGGTGCGGGTGGACGATCCGCAGCGGCCCGTCACCGGCACCATCAATTACATGAGCTGCAACGATGAGGCCTGTGTGTTCCCCGACCCGCTGGCCTTCTCCATCGTGCCTGCCACCGGTGCCGTGGTGCTGGGCGGTGCGCCTTCGGGGTCCGACCTCGCGGTGGTGGACGGGCCCATGTACAAGCTGCCCAAGGTGGACCTCAACGCCCCCGTGCTGAAGGCGTCCACGGGCGAGGTGGCCGAACTGCGCTCCACCACATCGCTGTGGAGGATCTTCCTGCTGGGATTCGTCGGCGGCCTGCTCGCTCTGCTCACGCCGTGCGTGTTCCCGATGATCCCCCTCACGGTGAGCTTCTTCACCAAGGGCAGCGAGGACCATGGCAAGGGCCTGCGCAATGCGCTCACCTACGGAGGCTTCATCCTGTTGATCTACCTGATCTTCAGCCTTCCTTTCCACCTGCTGGGATCGGTGAACCCCGAGATCTTCAACGAGATCAGTACGAACCCCTGGCTCAACGTGTTCTTCTTTGTCATCTTTCTGGTCTTCGCGGTCAGCTTCTTCGGCTACTTCGAGATCACCCTGCCGAGCAGCTGGGTGAACAGCATGGACCAGAAGGCCTCGCGGTTCGGTGGATTGGTCGGTATTTTCTTCATGGCCCTCACCCTGGCCCTGGTGTCGTTCAGCTGCACGGGACCGATCCTGGGCTCGCTGCTCGCAGGAGCCCTGACGGCCGATGGGGGGGCATGGCAGCTCACGGCCGGTCTGGGCGGGTTCGGCATGGCCCTCGCCCTGCCCTTCGCCCTGTTCGCCATGTTCCCCAGCTGGCTCAACAGCCTTCCGCGCAGCGGCAGCTGGCTCAACAGCGTGAAGGTGGTGCTCGGGTTCGCCGAGGTGGCCCTGGCCTTCAAGTTCCTGAGCAACGCCGACCTCGTGAAGCACTGGGGCCTGGTGCGCTATGAACTGTTCATGGCGGTGTGGGTGCTTTGTGCCTTGGGCATTGTCCTCTACCTGTTGGGCCTGATCCGGTTCCCGCACGACAGCCCCGTCACCAAACGTTCTGGACCACGGTGGGCCTTCACCGCCCTCTTCGCCGTCACCACGGGCTACCTCGCCCTCGGTTTCCGCTACAACGCGGATACCAACACCTTCCACACCCTCAAGCTGATGAGCGGGCTGGCGCCGCCCGTAGGGTACAGTTGGATCTTCCCGAAACACTGCCCGCACAATCTGGATTGCTACCACGATCTGGACGCCGCCCAGGCCCAGGCCCAGGCCACGGGCAAGCCGCTCCTGCTCGATTTCACCGGATATGCCTGCGTGAACTGCCGCAAGATGGAGGAGCATGTCTGGCCCGAGCCGGAGGTGTACGACCTGATCAAGGACCGCTACGTGCTCGTGTCGCTCTATGTGGACGACAAGCAGGAACTGCCGAAGGAGCAGCAGCACATCTACAAGACCTCTTCCGGCAAGCAGAAGCCCATCGTCACCATGGGCAACAAGTGGAGCACGGTGCAGGCGGAGACCTTCCAGATCAGCTCACAACCGTTCTATGCGCTGCTGAGCCCGGAAGGCGAGCTGCTCACCGATCCGGTGGCCTACACACCTGATGTGGCCGAGTACCAGGCCTTTCTAGAGCGCGGCATCGAGGCCATGCGCATCCTGGACCAGCGCGCCAGCCGCTGA
- the tilS gene encoding tRNA lysidine(34) synthetase TilS, with amino-acid sequence MMLVPEVREVLRVHGLLKPGEAVLVALSGGLDSMVLLHVLRRSGHPVVAAHAEHGLRGARGEEDRDWLLHWCHEQQVPIETTSLHVPQLRAAAKGSIEMLARTARADWLRDTAQRTGLHHIATAHHRDDVVETLLMNLMRGTGSRGWRGIPRRSGPFIRPFLDVPRATLAAYAADEAIPFREDESNADPAFLRNRVRHELLPLLRRMSPGFDRAMVRSIAHLHELLDHWEHHSGTLDRSMDEEGIPFDLLESAPFPRLILHEALRHRSMHPDQLDRILRAVAHRRTGARFPMKGGALLVDRDRLQWSGPEEEAPAYAIDADLELPEAAPVRLTRRDPGGPVHERHVVRLAAGRLKGPLVLRPWRAGDRFRPRGGRGSRLVSDLLIDAKVPRDRKRGVYVLCAAGEIAWVVGHRLAEGFAARPDQDEVVYGVPVR; translated from the coding sequence ATGATGCTGGTGCCTGAGGTGCGCGAGGTGCTTCGTGTGCACGGGCTGTTGAAGCCGGGCGAAGCCGTGCTCGTGGCCCTGAGCGGCGGGCTCGACAGCATGGTGCTGCTCCATGTGCTCCGGCGATCGGGTCACCCCGTCGTGGCCGCTCATGCCGAGCACGGTCTCCGCGGTGCGCGCGGCGAAGAGGACCGGGACTGGCTGCTGCACTGGTGCCATGAACAGCAGGTCCCCATCGAGACCACCTCCCTGCACGTGCCGCAGCTTCGGGCCGCGGCGAAGGGGTCCATCGAGATGCTGGCCCGAACTGCCCGCGCCGACTGGCTTCGTGACACGGCCCAGCGCACCGGCTTGCACCACATCGCGACGGCCCATCATCGGGACGATGTGGTGGAGACCCTGCTCATGAACCTCATGCGCGGGACGGGATCGCGGGGGTGGCGTGGCATCCCGCGCCGAAGCGGTCCATTCATCCGCCCCTTCCTGGATGTGCCAAGGGCGACCCTTGCGGCCTATGCCGCTGACGAGGCCATTCCCTTCAGGGAGGATGAGAGCAACGCGGACCCGGCCTTCCTGAGGAACCGCGTGCGCCACGAGCTGCTGCCCCTCCTGCGGCGCATGAGCCCGGGTTTCGACCGGGCCATGGTCCGCTCCATCGCGCATCTGCATGAGCTCCTCGATCATTGGGAGCACCATAGCGGGACCTTGGACCGGTCGATGGATGAGGAGGGGATCCCGTTCGACCTCTTGGAATCGGCGCCCTTCCCCAGGCTCATCCTGCACGAGGCCCTGCGGCACCGTAGCATGCATCCCGATCAGCTCGACCGGATCCTGCGTGCGGTGGCGCACCGGCGGACCGGCGCCCGGTTCCCGATGAAAGGAGGAGCGCTTCTCGTGGACCGTGACCGCCTGCAGTGGTCGGGCCCGGAGGAGGAAGCTCCCGCCTATGCGATCGATGCGGACCTCGAACTTCCGGAAGCGGCGCCCGTGCGCCTCACGCGGCGCGATCCCGGAGGGCCGGTGCACGAGCGCCACGTGGTGCGCCTTGCCGCCGGACGGTTGAAGGGTCCGCTGGTGCTGCGGCCATGGCGCGCCGGCGACCGGTTCAGACCGCGTGGAGGGCGCGGCTCCCGCCTGGTCAGCGACCTGCTGATCGATGCCAAGGTGCCGAGGGATCGGAAACGCGGGGTCTATGTGCTGTGCGCGGCAGGCGAGATCGCCTGGGTGGTCGGTCATCGGCTGGCGGAGGGATTCGCCGCTCGCCCGGACCAGGATGAGGTGGTCTATGGGGTCCCCGTCCGCTGA